CACCCGAGCTACTAAAACGCAAAATTGGCAAAGATTGGCTAGTATCTATTTGAGGAACTATTTGCTTTCTTTGGCCAATAACTGTTTTAGCTGAAGATTCTGAAGCTACTTGTAACCCGAAAAAATAAGTAGAAGCAAGCATAATCTTCTGACTTTCTTTGAGCGGACTTTTTTTGAAATTTCGGACAGTGTGTTCCCACTCTGCTACGAATTGAGGGATAGCATCAAAGGGCAAAAGTATTTCTGGCTCTGCACATAGATGAAAGCATTGAGTGTTTATAATGATATCTTCTGTTGTGTCCTTTGCTGCGACCTGAAAATTCTTTGCTCTAGCTATATTAGGAGAGCCTTTATAACCAATATTGATTTCTACTGGATGAAGTATACTTTTGTTTTCTATACTTATGATCGACGTAGCAGCTTGAGCAGCCATATCAGGCTGTACAAATTCAGGTGGTGTAATTTGAGCAGCTGACACTATCTGAGATAGCTGCCTTTGTGTTAACTTCTCCTTGTTATTGTCTCGCTGAACTAATCGCAGTTCCGGTGCAATGGTCGGAGACAGTTGTCCTGTTGTTAACACGCTCGTCATCAGCAGGGCAATATCTGTCATTGTATTTCATTTTACTAACACCCATGTTTCCTTTCACAGGGAAAATTGCTGGTGTTCCGGAATAGACAGTACTGGAAAATAAAAAAATCTGATAAATTCTTTGAAAAGAATTAGCAAAATATGATTTACCAGTATCTGTTAAGTTGTAATGCATTCAAAATGGACTGGGGACTTGTGAAGGTTGTCCTT
This portion of the Brasilonema sennae CENA114 genome encodes:
- a CDS encoding peptidoglycan-binding domain-containing protein, with protein sequence MTDIALLMTSVLTTGQLSPTIAPELRLVQRDNNKEKLTQRQLSQIVSAAQITPPEFVQPDMAAQAATSIISIENKSILHPVEINIGYKGSPNIARAKNFQVAAKDTTEDIIINTQCFHLCAEPEILLPFDAIPQFVAEWEHTVRNFKKSPLKESQKIMLASTYFFGLQVASESSAKTVIGQRKQIVPQIDTSQSLPILRFSSSGVAVKVLQQLLSSNGYSIRSDGVFGALTEAAVKAFQNKRNLAVDGIVGQRTWYELTK